The Thermococcus sibiricus MM 739 DNA window AGGGCTCAACGATTCCGGTGGAGCAAGAATCCAAGAGGGAGTTGACGCACTCAAAGGGTACGGTGAGATTTTTAAAATGAACACTGTTTTAAGCGGAGTAGTTCCACAAATTACAGCTATAATGGGCCCATGCGCAGGCGGAGCAGTTTACAGTCCAGCAATTGGGGACTTCATTCTAATGGTCGACAATCCAGCCACCTTTATGTTCATTACCGGCCCACAAGTCGTCAAAGCCGTTACCGGAGTTGAAGTCTCTTCAACTCAACTAGGTGGAGGAATGGTTCACGCCCAAAAAAGCGGGCAGGCCCATTTAATAGGGAAAAGTGACGAAGAAGTTTTAATGCTCATAAGAAGGCTCATTGGGTACCTCCCACCAAACAACATGGAAAAACCACCAAAATTCCCAACAACAGACCCCCCATTCAGAAAGAGCGACAAGCTCTATGAAATAGTTCCAGACGATCCAAACAAGGGTTACGATGTTAGGCAGGTTATCTACGAGATAGTTGATAGAGACGCTAACGGAAACCCTGACTTCCTCGAAATACTCCCATACTTTGCTCCAAACGCCATTGTTGGCTTTGGAAGAATGAATGGTCAAACAGTTGGTATCATAGCAAACAATCCAATACACTTAGCTGGAGTTCTTGACATAGACAGCTCCGACAAAATAGCGAGATTTGTTAGAACCTGTGACGCCTTTAACATTCCAATTGTCACGCTCGTTGACGTTCCAGGTTACCTTCCAGGAGTGCAGCAAGAGTATGGAGGAATTATAAGGCACGGTGCGAAAGTGCTTTACGCTTACTCAGAAGCAACTGTCCCAATGGTTACAGTTATTTTAAGAAAAGCTTATGGTGGAGCTTACTTAGCAATGGGTTCAAAGCACCTTGGAGCGGACTTCGTCTTCGCCTGGCCGACTGCAGAGATAGCCGTTATGGGACCTGAGGGAGCGGCAAACATCATCTTTAGGAAGGAGATTGCCAAAGCCGAAAACCCAGAAGAAGTTAGACAAGAAAAGATAAGAGAGTACAGAGAAAAGTTTGCCAACCCATACGTTGCCGCAAGCAGGGGTTACATTGATGACGTGATTGACCCGGCAGAAACGAGGGGCAAGATAATCATGGCATTAGAAGCATTAGAAAGTAAGAGGGTTAAGCTTCCACCAAAGAAGCATGGTAACATTCCACTGTGAGGTGCAAAAAATGGTTACTTGGGAGTTCTTCCTTGAAGGCCTTTACATTACCATTTTAGGCGTTACAGTGGTTTTTCTAGTGTTGAGTATATTGGCACTAGCAATGTACGGAATCGGTTATCTTGAAAGGGCATTGATCGAGAGGGCAAAGCCTGTTGAAGCTGCTCCTAAACCAAAAGAAGAGAAGGAAAAGTATGTTGAAGAGAAACCTTCAATTGAACCTAAAAAGCTTGCAGTGATTACTGCTGCAATTTTGGCTTATGTATCAGAGAAGAACGCTCAACTTAGACCCTTACCATTTAGGAAGAAGCCTTCCGATGCCTGGCGTTTATACGGTGTTCAATCCCAACTTGAAGAAGTTGAGAATTTCAACTATGAAATGGGGGCTTGGTGAGAATGAAGGGAAAAGTTAAGGTCATTGTTGATGGAGTTCCTTACGAGGTTGAAGTTGAAGAACTAGGTGTAGGAAAGTTCAAAGTCAGTTTTGATGAAGAAAGTTATGAAGTTGAAGCAAAGGACCTTGGAATTCCAATGGGAGCCCTTCAAGCTCCTGCTCAAAGTGTAAGCGTACCCTCCACACCTGTAGCAGTGCCTTCGGCTCCAACTCCTTCAGCGCCGGTTGAAGTTCCCACAGCACCGGCACCAACTGCCGCTGGTGAGAATGTGGTCACTGCTCCGATGCCTGGAAAGATTTTGCGTGTTTTAGTTCGAGAGGGTGATCAAGTTAAGGTTGGCCAGGGGTTGCTTGTTTTGGAAGCCATGAAAATGGAGAATGAAATCCCCTCACCAAAAGATGGTGTTGTGAAGAAAATACTAGTGAAGGAAGGCGACACTGTAGACACTGGACAAGCACTAATAGAACTTGGGTGATGAGGAATGGGAATCGAGCAGGCAATAATTGACTTCTTTACTAACATTGGCATTTTCCACTTAACCATCGGGAATATAATAATGATTCTCGTCGGGTTTACTTTGATGTATTTAGCCATAAGGTATGAGATGGAGCCTTTATTGTTGCTCCCAATTGGAGTAAGTGCAGTGCTGGTGAATCTCCCGTTGACTGGTATTTTAAGCGCTGATCCACACCACCCAGGATTATTTTACTTAATAAAGCACTACCTCATTGATACTGAAGTCGTGCCATTGTTAATCTTCTTCGGTCTCGGGGCAATGACGGACTTTGGCCCAATGATTGCCGATCCAAAAACTGCCTTACTTGGAGCAGCTGCACAGATTGGTGTTTTCATTGCAATGCTTACTGCCGTTGCTTTGGGCTTTAACCTTCAAGAAGCAGCTTCAATTGGTATCATTGGTGGTGCTGATGGGCCAACTACGATTTATTTAACAACAAAACTTGCTCCTCACTTACTCGGTGCAACTGCCGTGGCCGCTTACTCTTACATGAGTCTCGTGCCAATAATTCAGCCTCCAGTCATCAGGGCCTTAACGACTCCAAAAGAGAGGAAAATCAGAATGGAGCAATTAAGACCTGTTTCAAAGAGGGAGAAGGTCATCTTCCCAATAGCTTCAATGATTATTATTGGCCTTCTTGTACCTTCAGCGGCTCCATTAGTTGGAATGCTCATGATTGGAAATCTCTTTAGAGAGAGTGGTGTCGTTGAAAGACTCAGTAAAGCTGCTAGGGAGGAGCTTATGAACATTGTTACAATCTTCCTTGGACTCGGTGTTGGGTCAACAATGCAGGCTGAGAGCTTTTTGACAGTGAAGACCCTCATGATTTTGGGCTTGGGTGTTGTGGCTTTTGCTTCAGCCACAGCTGGTGGAGTGTTATTGGGTAAGCTCATGAT harbors:
- a CDS encoding OadG family protein → MVTWEFFLEGLYITILGVTVVFLVLSILALAMYGIGYLERALIERAKPVEAAPKPKEEKEKYVEEKPSIEPKKLAVITAAILAYVSEKNAQLRPLPFRKKPSDAWRLYGVQSQLEEVENFNYEMGAW
- a CDS encoding acetyl-CoA carboxylase biotin carboxyl carrier protein subunit; protein product: MKGKVKVIVDGVPYEVEVEELGVGKFKVSFDEESYEVEAKDLGIPMGALQAPAQSVSVPSTPVAVPSAPTPSAPVEVPTAPAPTAAGENVVTAPMPGKILRVLVREGDQVKVGQGLLVLEAMKMENEIPSPKDGVVKKILVKEGDTVDTGQALIELG
- a CDS encoding carboxyl transferase domain-containing protein, with the protein product MSMEEKVKELYEKKEEILKMGGEAGVQKQHEKGKLTARERIEKLLDPGSFVELGAFVKHRNTEFGLDKMELPADGVITGYGTIDGRLVFVFAQDFTVMGGSLGEMHAAKIKRVMELALEAGAPVIGLNDSGGARIQEGVDALKGYGEIFKMNTVLSGVVPQITAIMGPCAGGAVYSPAIGDFILMVDNPATFMFITGPQVVKAVTGVEVSSTQLGGGMVHAQKSGQAHLIGKSDEEVLMLIRRLIGYLPPNNMEKPPKFPTTDPPFRKSDKLYEIVPDDPNKGYDVRQVIYEIVDRDANGNPDFLEILPYFAPNAIVGFGRMNGQTVGIIANNPIHLAGVLDIDSSDKIARFVRTCDAFNIPIVTLVDVPGYLPGVQQEYGGIIRHGAKVLYAYSEATVPMVTVILRKAYGGAYLAMGSKHLGADFVFAWPTAEIAVMGPEGAANIIFRKEIAKAENPEEVRQEKIREYREKFANPYVAASRGYIDDVIDPAETRGKIIMALEALESKRVKLPPKKHGNIPL
- a CDS encoding sodium ion-translocating decarboxylase subunit beta, which codes for MGIEQAIIDFFTNIGIFHLTIGNIIMILVGFTLMYLAIRYEMEPLLLLPIGVSAVLVNLPLTGILSADPHHPGLFYLIKHYLIDTEVVPLLIFFGLGAMTDFGPMIADPKTALLGAAAQIGVFIAMLTAVALGFNLQEAASIGIIGGADGPTTIYLTTKLAPHLLGATAVAAYSYMSLVPIIQPPVIRALTTPKERKIRMEQLRPVSKREKVIFPIASMIIIGLLVPSAAPLVGMLMIGNLFRESGVVERLSKAAREELMNIVTIFLGLGVGSTMQAESFLTVKTLMILGLGVVAFASATAGGVLLGKLMMKLSGGKINPMIGAAGVSAVPMSARVVQKLAAKEDPGNFILMHAMGPNVAGVIGTAVAAGVLLSVLG